CGCGGCTCTGCCGCTCGCCGGACGCGTGGCCATCGTGACCGGCGCGTCGCGCGGCATCGGGCGCgccatcgcggcccacctctccgCCCTCGGCGCGAGCGTGGTGCTGGGCTACGCGTCCAGCGCGGCCGAGGCCGACGCGCTCGCCGCGGAGCTCCCGCGCTCCGTGGCAGTGAAGGCCGACGTGTCCGAGGAGGCCGGCGTGcggtccctcttcgacgccgccgAGTCCGCCTTCGGCTGCGCCGCGCCGCACATCGTCGTGGCCAACGCCGGCGTGCTCGACGACAAGTACCCGTCCGTGGCCGACACCGCCACGGCGGACTTCGACCGCGTCTTCGCGGTGAACACGCGCGGCGCGTTCCTGTGCGTCCGCGAGGCCGCCAACCGGCtgccccgcggcggcggcggg
This region of Lolium perenne isolate Kyuss_39 chromosome 2, Kyuss_2.0, whole genome shotgun sequence genomic DNA includes:
- the LOC127323421 gene encoding NADPH-dependent aldehyde reductase-like protein, chloroplastic: MADTTTAAAVAAVATGSSDPAALPLAGRVAIVTGASRGIGRAIAAHLSALGASVVLGYASSAAEADALAAELPRSVAVKADVSEEAGVRSLFDAAESAFGCAAPHIVVANAGVLDDKYPSVADTATADFDRVFAVNTRGAFLCVREAANRLPRGGGGRIVAVTSSVVGSLPTGYAAYTASKAAVEAMVRTMAKELKGTRITANCVAPGATATDMFFAGKSEETVRRMAEANPMERIGEGGDIAPVVGFLCTDAAEWVNGQVIRANGGYV